A single region of the Malus sylvestris chromosome 8, drMalSylv7.2, whole genome shotgun sequence genome encodes:
- the LOC126632499 gene encoding calcium-transporting ATPase 2, plasma membrane-type-like isoform X8, with protein MESYLNENFYVKAKNSSEEAFQIWRKPCGLVKNRKRRFRFTANLPKRFEAEAIRRTNQGKFRVAVLDSQAALQFIQGLSLPSDYTVPEEVKAAGFQICADEVGSIVDSFDLKKLKSHGGVETITDKLGTSSINGIFTSEKLLNKRKEIYGVNKFIEKPSRGFLVYVWEALQDTTLMILALCAFVSLLVGIMTEGWPKGAHDGLGIVASILLVVFVTATSDYKQSLQFKDLEKEKKKITVKVTRDGFRQKLSIYNLLPGDIVHLSIGDLVPADGLFVSGFPVLINESSLTGESEPVKVNSTNPFLLCGTKVQDGSCKMLVTTVGMRTQWGKLMATLSEGGDDETPLQVKLNGVATIIGKIGLFFAVVTFSVLVQGLFSRKLQQGSHLIWSGDEALEILEYFAIAVTIVVVAVPEGLPLAVTLSLAFAMKKMMNDKALVRHLAACETMGSATTICSDKTGTLTTSHMTVVKACICGKIRDVGTSEEATNFASIVPESGWRLTLQSFLSIFCGKIRDVGTSEEFPESGLRLLLQSIFNNTGGEVVKNKDGKTELLGTPTETAILEFGMLLGGDCKAEREATKVVKVEPFNSHEKRMGVVVELPKGGFRVHTKGASEIILAACDKIMCPDGKVVPLDKASINFLNGIIERFASEALRTLCLAYMEVGKFSAESPIPTSGYTFIGIVGIKDPVRPGVKESVAICRSAGITVRMITGDNINTAKAIARECGILTDGGLAIEGPVFREKSEEELQKIIPNLQVMARSSPMDKHTLVRHLRITFQEVVAVTGDGTNDAPALHEADIGLAMGTAGTEVAKKSADVIILDDNFSTIVTVAKWGRSVYLNIQKFVQFQLTVNVVALIVSFSSACLTGNTPLTAVQLLWVNMIMDTLGALAFATEPPNDDLMKRAPVGRKGNFITNVMWRNILGQSLYQFVIIWFLQTRGKEAFQLVGPDSDLILTTLIFNSFVFCQVFNEISSREMEKVNVFKGIMQNYVFMTVLSATVIFQIIIIEFLGTFASTHPLSWKQWFASVALGFLGMPVSVVLKFIPV; from the exons ATGGAGAGCTATTTGAACGAGAACTTTTATGTGAAGGCGAAGAACTCGTCGGAGGAGGCGTTTCAGATATGGAGGAAGCCGTGTGGACTTGTCAAGAATCGGAAACGGAGGTTCAGATTCACTGCTAACCTCCCCAAGCGTTTTGAAGCTGAGGCCATTCGACGAACCAATCAG GGTAAGTTTAGAGTTGCAGTTTTGGATTCACAAGCTGCGCTTCAGTTTATCCAAG GCTTAAGTTTGCCCAGTGATTATACCGTACCTGAGGAAGTCAAAGCTGCGGGCTTTCAAATTTGTGCTGATGAGGTGGGATCGATTGTTGATAGCTTTGATTTGAAAAAGCTGAAAAGTCACGGTGGTGTGGAGACTATCACAGACAAGCTTGGAACATCAAGTATCAATGGAATTTTTACTTCTGAGAAATTGCTTAATaagagaaaagaaatatatggggttaataaatttattgaaaaacCGTCCCGTGGATTTCTTGTTTATGTGTGGGAAGCCCTTCAGGACACTACCCTCATGATACTTGCATTGTGTGCCTTTGTATCTCTGCTGGTTGGGATAATGACAGAAGGTTGGCCAAAGGGTGCCCACGATGGACTTGGAATTGTTGCTAGCATTTTGCTTGTTGTATTTGTCACTGCAACTAGTGATTATAAACAATCCCTGCAGTTCAAGGAtttggagaaggagaagaaaaaaattacagTTAAGGTTACTAGAGATGGATTCAGACAGAAGTTGTCCATTTACAATCTACTTCCTGGCGACATTGTTCATCTTTCTATTGGAGATCTGGTCCCAGCTGATGGACTTTTTGTTTCGGGGTTTCCTGTGCTGATAAATGAATCCAGTTTAACAGGAGAGAGTGAACCAGTTAAGGTCAACTCTACAAATCCTTTTCTCCTCTGTGGAACTAAAGTTCAGGATGGATCATGCAAGATGCTTGTAACTACTGTTGGAATGAGAACCCAGTGGGGTAAACTGATGGCTACTCTTAGTGAAGGGGGAGATGATGAAACCCCCTTGCAGGTCAAACTAAATGGTGTGGCAACCATCATTGGGAAAATAGGCCTGTTTTTTGCTGTTGTGACATTTTCTGTATTGGTTCAAGGATTGTTCAGCCGCAAGCTTCAACAAGGATCCCACTTGATCTGGTCTGGAGATGAAGCATTGGAAATCTTGGAATATTTTGCTATAGCTGTTacaattgttgttgttgctgttccAGAGGGTTTGCCTTTGGCTGTGACATTGAGTCTTGCTTTTGCcatgaagaagatgatgaacgatAAGGCACTAGTCAGGCATCTGGCTGCTTGTGAGACAATGGGATCAGCCACAACTATCTGCAGTGACAAGACTGGGACACTAACGACGAGCCACATGACTGTTGTGAAAGCTTGCATTTGTGGTAAAATCAGAGATGTGGGAACCTCCGAGGAAGCTACTAACTTTGCTTCTATAGTTCCTGAATCTGGTTGGAGGCTTACGCTGCAATCTTTTTTGAGCATCTTCTGTGGTAAAATCAGAGATGTGGGAACCTCCGAGGAATTTCCTGAATCTGGTTTGAGGCTTCTGCTGCAATCTATTTTTAACAACACTGGAGGAGAAgttgttaaaaacaaagatggCAAGACTGAGTTACTTGGAACACCCACTGAGACTGCTATTTTGGAATTTGGGATGTTGCTAGGCGGTGATTGCAAGGCAGAAAGGGAGGCAACAAAAGTTGTTAAAGTTGAGCCTTTCAATTCTCATGAAAAGCGAATGGGTGTTGTTGTAGAGCTTCCTAAAGGTGGCTTCCGGGTGCACACTAAAGGTGCTTCTGAGATAATATTAGCTGCATGCGACAAAATCATGTGTCCAGATGGCAAGGTTGTTCCCCTCGATAAAGCATCCATTAATTTTTTGAATGGCATCATTGAACGTTTTGCTAGTGAAGCCCTTAGAACTCTCTGCCTTGCATACATGGAGGTCGGCAAATTCTCAGCTGAAAGTCCTATTCCCACCTCAGGGTACACATTTATAGGCATTGTGGGTATCAAAGATCCAGTTCGTCCTGGTGTCAAGGAGTCTGTTGCAATTTGTAGGTCTGCTGGTATTACAGTCAGAATGATTACTGGAGACAACAtaaacactgcaaaagcaattgCAAGAGAGTGTGGAATTTTGACCGATGGAG GTTTGGCAATTGAAGGCCCAGTGTTTCGTGAGAAGAGTGAGGAggaattacaaaaaattattccaaACCTTCAG GTTATGGCTCGTTCTTCACCAATGGATAAGCATACCCTTGTAAGACACTTAAGGATCACTTTTCAAGAAGTTGTTGCTGTGACTGGTGATGGTACAAACGATGCTCCAGCACTTCATGAAGCTGATATAGGACTTGCAATGGGCACTGCTGGTACTGAG GTGGCAAAGAAAAGTGCTGACGTGATAATTCTGGATGATAACTTTTCTACAATTGTGACTGTGGCCAAATGGGgacgttcagtgtacttgaACATCCAGAAATTTGTTCAGTTCCAGTTAACGGTTAATGTGGTTGCGCTTATTGTCAGCTTCTCTTCCGCCTGTTTAACTG GAAATACTCCCCTTACTGCTGTTCAGCTTCTCTGGGTCAACATGATCATGGACACTCTAGGAGCCCTTGCATTCGCCACCGAGCCACCTAATGACGATTTAATGAAGAGAGCACCGGTTGGCAGGAAAGGAAACTTCATCACTAATGTGATGTGGAGAAATATCCTAGGGCAGTCTCTGTATCAGTTCGTGATAATATGGTTTCTACAGACCAGAGGAAAAGAAGCTTTTCAGCTCGTTGGCCCAGACTCGGATTTGATCTTGACCACCCTTATCTTCAACTCATTTGTGTTTTGTCAG GTTTTCAATGAGATCAGCTCGAGGGAAATGGAGAAGGTTAACGTCTTCAAAGGCATAATGCAGAACTACGTTTTCATGACTGTCCTCTCTGCCACTGTTATCTTTCAAATCATAATCATCGAGTTCTTGGGTACATTTGCGAGCACACATCCTCTAAGTTGGAAGCAATGGTTTGCCAGCGTTGCACTTGGGTTCCTTGGCATGCCGGTTTCAGTAGTTCTGAAATTCATCCCTGTGTAA
- the LOC126632499 gene encoding calcium-transporting ATPase 2, plasma membrane-type-like isoform X7: MESYLNENFYVKAKNSSEEAFQIWRKPCGLVKNRKRRFRFTANLPKRFEAEAIRRTNQGKFRVAVLDSQAALQFIQGLSLPSDYTVPEEVKAAGFQICADEVGSIVDSFDLKKLKSHGGVETITDKLGTSSINGIFTSEKLLNKRKEIYGVNKFIEKPSRGFLVYVWEALQDTTLMILALCAFVSLLVGIMTEGWPKGAHDGLGIVASILLVVFVTATSDYKQSLQFKDLEKEKKKITVKVTRDGFRQKLSIYNLLPGDIVHLSIGDLVPADGLFVSGFPVLINESSLTGESEPVKVNSTNPFLLCGTKVQDGSCKMLVTTVGMRTQWGKLMATLSEGGDDETPLQVKLNGVATIIGKIGLFFAVVTFSVLVQGLFSRKLQQGSHLIWSGDEALEILEYFAIAVTIVVVAVPEGLPLAVTLSLAFAMKKMMNDKALVRHLAACETMGSATTICSDKTGTLTTSHMTVVKACICGKIRDVGTSEEATNFASIVPESGWRLTLQSFLSIFCGKIRDVGTSEEFPESGLRLLLQSIFNNTGGEVVKNKDGKTELLGTPTETAILEFGMLLGGDCKAEREATKVVKVEPFNSHEKRMGVVVELPKGGFRVHTKGASEIILAACDKIMCPDGKVVPLDKASINFLNGIIERFASEALRTLCLAYMEVGKFSAESPIPTSGYTFIGIVGIKDPVRPGVKESVAICRSAGITVRMITGDNINTAKAIARECGILTDGGLAIEGPVFREKSEEELQRIIPNLQVMARSSPMDKHTLVRHLRITFQEVVAVTGDGTNDAPALHEADIGLAMGTAGTEVAKKSADVIILDDNFSTIVTVAKWGRSVYLNIQKFVQFQLTVNVVALIVSFSSACLTGNTPLTAVQLLWVNMIMDTLGALAFATEPPNDDLMKRAPVGRKGNFITNVMWRNILGQSLYQFVIIWFLQTRGKEAFQLVGPDSDLILTTLIFNSFVFCQVFNEISSREMEKVNVFKGIMQNYVFMTVLSATVIFQIIIIEFLGTFASTHPLSWKQWFASVALGFLGMPVSVVLKFIPV; the protein is encoded by the exons ATGGAGAGCTATTTGAACGAGAACTTTTATGTGAAGGCGAAGAACTCGTCGGAGGAGGCGTTTCAGATATGGAGGAAGCCGTGTGGACTTGTCAAGAATCGGAAACGGAGGTTCAGATTCACTGCTAACCTCCCCAAGCGTTTTGAAGCTGAGGCCATTCGACGAACCAATCAG GGTAAGTTTAGAGTTGCAGTTTTGGATTCACAAGCTGCGCTTCAGTTTATCCAAG GCTTAAGTTTGCCCAGTGATTATACCGTACCTGAGGAAGTCAAAGCTGCGGGCTTTCAAATTTGTGCTGATGAGGTGGGATCGATTGTTGATAGCTTTGATTTGAAAAAGCTGAAAAGTCACGGTGGTGTGGAGACTATCACAGACAAGCTTGGAACATCAAGTATCAATGGAATTTTTACTTCTGAGAAATTGCTTAATaagagaaaagaaatatatggggttaataaatttattgaaaaacCGTCCCGTGGATTTCTTGTTTATGTGTGGGAAGCCCTTCAGGACACTACCCTCATGATACTTGCATTGTGTGCCTTTGTATCTCTGCTGGTTGGGATAATGACAGAAGGTTGGCCAAAGGGTGCCCACGATGGACTTGGAATTGTTGCTAGCATTTTGCTTGTTGTATTTGTCACTGCAACTAGTGATTATAAACAATCCCTGCAGTTCAAGGAtttggagaaggagaagaaaaaaattacagTTAAGGTTACTAGAGATGGATTCAGACAGAAGTTGTCCATTTACAATCTACTTCCTGGCGACATTGTTCATCTTTCTATTGGAGATCTGGTCCCAGCTGATGGACTTTTTGTTTCGGGGTTTCCTGTGCTGATAAATGAATCCAGTTTAACAGGAGAGAGTGAACCAGTTAAGGTCAACTCTACAAATCCTTTTCTCCTCTGTGGAACTAAAGTTCAGGATGGATCATGCAAGATGCTTGTAACTACTGTTGGAATGAGAACCCAGTGGGGTAAACTGATGGCTACTCTTAGTGAAGGGGGAGATGATGAAACCCCCTTGCAGGTCAAACTAAATGGTGTGGCAACCATCATTGGGAAAATAGGCCTGTTTTTTGCTGTTGTGACATTTTCTGTATTGGTTCAAGGATTGTTCAGCCGCAAGCTTCAACAAGGATCCCACTTGATCTGGTCTGGAGATGAAGCATTGGAAATCTTGGAATATTTTGCTATAGCTGTTacaattgttgttgttgctgttccAGAGGGTTTGCCTTTGGCTGTGACATTGAGTCTTGCTTTTGCcatgaagaagatgatgaacgatAAGGCACTAGTCAGGCATCTGGCTGCTTGTGAGACAATGGGATCAGCCACAACTATCTGCAGTGACAAGACTGGGACACTAACGACGAGCCACATGACTGTTGTGAAAGCTTGCATTTGTGGTAAAATCAGAGATGTGGGAACCTCCGAGGAAGCTACTAACTTTGCTTCTATAGTTCCTGAATCTGGTTGGAGGCTTACGCTGCAATCTTTTTTGAGCATCTTCTGTGGTAAAATCAGAGATGTGGGAACCTCCGAGGAATTTCCTGAATCTGGTTTGAGGCTTCTGCTGCAATCTATTTTTAACAACACTGGAGGAGAAgttgttaaaaacaaagatggCAAGACTGAGTTACTTGGAACACCCACTGAGACTGCTATTTTGGAATTTGGGATGTTGCTAGGCGGTGATTGCAAGGCAGAAAGGGAGGCAACAAAAGTTGTTAAAGTTGAGCCTTTCAATTCTCATGAAAAGCGAATGGGTGTTGTTGTAGAGCTTCCTAAAGGTGGCTTCCGGGTGCACACTAAAGGTGCTTCTGAGATAATATTAGCTGCATGCGACAAAATCATGTGTCCAGATGGCAAGGTTGTTCCCCTCGATAAAGCATCCATTAATTTTTTGAATGGCATCATTGAACGTTTTGCTAGTGAAGCCCTTAGAACTCTCTGCCTTGCATACATGGAGGTCGGCAAATTCTCAGCTGAAAGTCCTATTCCCACCTCAGGGTACACATTTATAGGCATTGTGGGTATCAAAGATCCAGTTCGTCCTGGTGTCAAGGAGTCTGTTGCAATTTGTAGGTCTGCTGGTATTACAGTCAGAATGATTACTGGAGACAACAtaaacactgcaaaagcaattgCAAGAGAGTGTGGAATTTTGACCGATGGAGGTTTGGCAATTGAGGGCCCAGTGTTTCGTGAGAAGAGTGAGGAGGAATTACAAAGAATTATTCCAAACCTTCAG GTTATGGCTCGTTCTTCACCAATGGATAAGCATACCCTTGTAAGACACTTAAGGATCACTTTTCAAGAAGTTGTTGCTGTGACTGGTGATGGTACAAACGATGCTCCAGCACTTCATGAAGCTGATATAGGACTTGCAATGGGCACTGCTGGTACTGAG GTGGCAAAGAAAAGTGCTGACGTGATAATTCTGGATGATAACTTTTCTACAATTGTGACTGTGGCCAAATGGGgacgttcagtgtacttgaACATCCAGAAATTTGTTCAGTTCCAGTTAACGGTTAATGTGGTTGCGCTTATTGTCAGCTTCTCTTCCGCCTGTTTAACTG GAAATACTCCCCTTACTGCTGTTCAGCTTCTCTGGGTCAACATGATCATGGACACTCTAGGAGCCCTTGCATTCGCCACCGAGCCACCTAATGACGATTTAATGAAGAGAGCACCGGTTGGCAGGAAAGGAAACTTCATCACTAATGTGATGTGGAGAAATATCCTAGGGCAGTCTCTGTATCAGTTCGTGATAATATGGTTTCTACAGACCAGAGGAAAAGAAGCTTTTCAGCTCGTTGGCCCAGACTCGGATTTGATCTTGACCACCCTTATCTTCAACTCATTTGTGTTTTGTCAG GTTTTCAATGAGATCAGCTCGAGGGAAATGGAGAAGGTTAACGTCTTCAAAGGCATAATGCAGAACTACGTTTTCATGACTGTCCTCTCTGCCACTGTTATCTTTCAAATCATAATCATCGAGTTCTTGGGTACATTTGCGAGCACACATCCTCTAAGTTGGAAGCAATGGTTTGCCAGCGTTGCACTTGGGTTCCTTGGCATGCCGGTTTCAGTAGTTCTGAAATTCATCCCTGTGTAA